Proteins found in one Planctomycetaceae bacterium genomic segment:
- the murF gene encoding UDP-N-acetylmuramoyl-tripeptide--D-alanyl-D-alanine ligase: protein MKPLLGEEIQRAVHGRWLTRGASEKILGVSIDSRTARAGELFIAIVGKNHDGHSHLAAAADAGCTAAIISKDYRPSAKILQRFGVGVLAVDDTTTALGDLAAFYRRHVSAAVVAVTGSNGKSTVRRMIHHILSKRLTGSCGLKNHNNHIGVPLTLLAVEPKDDFVVSEMGTSSHGEIARLSQIGQPNVAVITSVSPSHLEGLGSVTHVAVEKAALLTHLAARGLAIVNADSKELDRALSNYKCNVIRFGASAGASLRLTNYTPCGTGQEFVINNRLKVTLCVCGRHNALNALAAIAVAQRFGFAQGEAAKALADYQGMEMRLQFVDLGHSTLINDAYNANPASMLAAADVLADSAGRRRVMIAGDMLELGGKSQSFHEDVGRKLAQLKIDLLIGAGPLGARMAAAAAEAGLAAEAFKSPEHLADHLGALLQRGDTILIKGSRGAQMERLIEPIAAALAGAPDTLRARKGRAKDGAK from the coding sequence ATGAAACCGTTGTTGGGCGAGGAAATTCAACGCGCCGTCCACGGACGATGGTTGACCCGCGGCGCCTCCGAGAAAATCCTCGGCGTCAGCATCGACTCCCGAACCGCCCGCGCGGGCGAGCTCTTCATCGCCATCGTCGGAAAGAACCACGACGGCCATTCCCACCTGGCAGCGGCGGCCGACGCCGGATGCACCGCGGCGATTATCTCAAAGGACTACCGCCCCTCGGCGAAGATCCTGCAGCGCTTTGGCGTGGGCGTCCTGGCGGTCGATGACACCACGACCGCTTTGGGCGATCTGGCCGCTTTCTACCGCCGCCACGTTTCGGCGGCGGTGGTGGCTGTCACCGGTTCCAACGGCAAGAGCACCGTCCGGCGGATGATCCACCACATTCTCTCCAAGCGACTGACCGGTTCGTGTGGGCTCAAGAACCACAACAACCACATCGGCGTGCCGCTGACGCTGCTGGCCGTCGAGCCCAAAGACGACTTCGTCGTCAGCGAGATGGGCACCAGCAGCCACGGCGAAATCGCCCGCCTCTCGCAGATCGGCCAGCCCAACGTGGCCGTCATCACCTCCGTCAGCCCCAGCCACCTCGAAGGCCTGGGCAGCGTCACGCACGTGGCGGTGGAGAAGGCGGCGCTGCTGACGCACCTGGCCGCCCGCGGCCTGGCGATCGTCAATGCCGACAGCAAAGAACTCGACCGCGCGCTGTCCAACTACAAGTGCAACGTGATCCGCTTCGGCGCCTCGGCGGGGGCGTCGCTGCGACTGACGAATTACACCCCCTGCGGCACGGGGCAGGAGTTCGTCATCAACAACCGCCTCAAGGTGACCCTGTGCGTCTGCGGCAGGCACAACGCCTTGAATGCCCTGGCTGCCATCGCCGTGGCGCAGCGCTTCGGGTTCGCCCAGGGCGAGGCCGCCAAGGCCCTGGCCGACTACCAGGGCATGGAGATGCGCCTGCAGTTCGTGGACCTGGGCCACTCGACGCTGATCAACGACGCCTACAACGCCAACCCCGCCAGCATGCTGGCGGCGGCGGACGTGCTGGCCGACAGCGCCGGGCGCCGCCGCGTGATGATCGCCGGCGACATGCTCGAACTGGGCGGAAAGTCCCAGTCGTTCCATGAAGACGTCGGACGCAAGCTGGCCCAGTTGAAGATCGACCTGCTCATCGGCGCCGGTCCGCTGGGCGCCCGGATGGCCGCGGCGGCGGCGGAGGCGGGTTTGGCCGCCGAAGCCTTCAAAAGCCCCGAGCACCTCGCCGATCACCTCGGCGCCCTGCTGCAGCGGGGCGACACGATCCTGATCAAAGGCTCGCGCGGCGCGCAGATGGAGCGGTTGATCGAGCCCATTGCCGCGGCCCTGGCGGGCGCCCCGGACACGCTGCGCGCCCGCAAGGGGCGGGCGAAGGACGGCGCCAAGTGA
- a CDS encoding UDP-N-acetylmuramoyl-L-alanyl-D-glutamate--2,6-diaminopimelate ligase, with translation MRFSELLKSSRIPHTRHGRDVEVADLTDDSRQCHGGSCFIAVRGTAADGHKFIAAAVAAGCAAIVCQDPAAVPAGMPHAIVGESHLALGHLAQAFLAWPARKLTAVGVTGTNGKTTVTCLLEGILQAGGQRVGRLGTIGYSTGLRFIPAPTTTPSPLMLAQACDEMVRCGCQYLVMEVSSHALAQDRAAGIAFRTGVFTNLTGDHLDYHGTMEAYAAAKRRLFEQLDATATAVLNRDDPSADALADAAPGRVMWYGLSSAADLYAKILRLDETGGEFDLIEAGQSVRIRTPLIGRHNVSNSVAAAAAARSLGVEMDTIAQGLQQVSLVRGRLERVPADAPFEVFVDYAHTDDALANVLGALRPITSGRIIVVFGCGGDRDRTKRPRMAAVAQSMADRVVVTSDNPRGEEPAAIIDEIMTGFGPDAAEKVEVESDRRSAIALAISRAGKGDVVLIAGKGHECEQIIGKRRVHFDDVEVARQLLAQRDKAP, from the coding sequence ATGCGTTTTTCTGAGCTTCTGAAATCGTCCCGGATCCCGCACACGCGCCATGGGCGCGACGTCGAGGTCGCCGATCTTACCGACGACTCCCGCCAGTGCCACGGCGGTTCGTGTTTCATCGCCGTGCGGGGCACTGCCGCCGACGGGCACAAGTTCATCGCCGCCGCCGTCGCCGCCGGATGCGCCGCCATCGTCTGCCAGGACCCCGCCGCCGTGCCCGCCGGCATGCCCCATGCCATCGTCGGCGAAAGCCACCTGGCGCTGGGGCATCTGGCGCAGGCGTTTCTGGCCTGGCCCGCGCGCAAGCTCACCGCCGTCGGCGTCACCGGAACCAACGGCAAGACCACCGTCACGTGCCTGCTCGAGGGCATCCTGCAGGCCGGCGGTCAGCGGGTGGGGCGCTTGGGAACGATCGGCTACAGCACGGGGCTGCGGTTTATCCCCGCCCCGACCACCACGCCCAGCCCGCTCATGCTCGCCCAGGCCTGCGACGAGATGGTCCGATGCGGCTGCCAGTACCTGGTCATGGAGGTCTCGTCGCACGCCCTGGCGCAGGATCGGGCGGCCGGAATCGCCTTCCGCACCGGCGTGTTCACCAACCTCACCGGCGACCATCTGGACTACCACGGAACGATGGAGGCCTACGCCGCCGCCAAGCGCAGGCTCTTCGAGCAGCTCGACGCGACCGCCACGGCAGTGCTCAATCGCGACGACCCCTCGGCCGACGCTCTTGCGGATGCGGCACCGGGGCGGGTAATGTGGTATGGTTTGAGTTCAGCCGCCGACCTCTACGCCAAGATTCTGCGGCTCGATGAGACCGGCGGGGAGTTTGATCTGATTGAAGCCGGCCAGTCGGTGCGGATCCGCACGCCGCTGATCGGTCGCCACAACGTTTCCAACAGCGTGGCGGCCGCCGCCGCGGCGCGGAGCCTGGGCGTGGAGATGGACACCATCGCCCAGGGGCTCCAGCAGGTGTCGCTGGTGCGCGGGCGGCTGGAACGGGTGCCGGCAGATGCGCCCTTTGAGGTGTTTGTGGATTACGCTCATACCGATGACGCGCTGGCCAACGTGCTGGGGGCACTGCGCCCGATCACCAGCGGGCGCATTATCGTCGTGTTCGGTTGCGGCGGCGATCGCGACCGCACCAAGCGACCCCGGATGGCGGCGGTGGCCCAGAGCATGGCCGACCGCGTGGTGGTCACCTCCGACAACCCCCGCGGCGAAGAGCCCGCCGCGATCATCGACGAGATCATGACGGGCTTTGGTCCCGACGCCGCCGAGAAGGTCGAGGTCGAGAGCGACCGGCGATCGGCGATCGCCCTGGCGATCTCGCGGGCCGGCAAGGGCGATGTGGTGCTCATCGCCGGCAAGGGGCACGAGTGCGAGCAGATTATCGGCAAGCGGAGAGTTCACTTTGACGACGTCGAGGTGGCCCGCCAGCTTCTTGCCCAGAGGGACAAGGCGCCATGA
- the rsmH gene encoding 16S rRNA (cytosine(1402)-N(4))-methyltransferase RsmH, translating into MTGLPAHSPVMPQDVVELLGGPGRHVFLDCTVGLGGHAELLLSQAPVDAQLIGMDLDAGNLVRAGQRLKPLGKPVRLFQGNFSQARAVLDEAAISKVDALLADLGVASSQLDDPARGLSFSQDGPLDMRLDRTGGRPTAADLVAKMDEGELADLIYAYGEERYSRRIARAIVLARQSKPITTTGELAAIVLRAYPGAAKATRRGVHPATRTFQALRIAVNGEMENLDALLKALPDLVKTGGRACIISFHSLEDRRVKHAFADLARAGRAALITKKPRTADEDEIARNPRSRSAKLRCLEMT; encoded by the coding sequence ATGACCGGCCTGCCCGCTCACAGTCCCGTGATGCCCCAGGACGTCGTGGAACTGCTGGGCGGACCGGGGCGACATGTGTTTCTGGACTGCACCGTAGGCCTGGGCGGCCACGCGGAGCTGCTGTTAAGTCAAGCCCCTGTCGATGCTCAACTGATCGGGATGGACCTGGACGCCGGCAATCTCGTCCGCGCGGGTCAGCGGCTCAAACCGCTGGGAAAACCGGTGCGGCTCTTTCAAGGCAACTTCTCCCAAGCCCGCGCTGTGCTCGATGAAGCCGCCATCTCCAAAGTCGACGCCCTGCTGGCCGATCTGGGCGTGGCGTCGAGCCAACTCGACGATCCCGCTCGCGGTCTGAGCTTCTCCCAGGACGGTCCGCTGGACATGCGGTTGGACCGCACCGGCGGCAGGCCCACCGCGGCGGACCTGGTAGCCAAGATGGACGAAGGCGAACTGGCCGACCTGATCTACGCCTATGGCGAGGAGCGTTACAGCCGCCGGATCGCCCGGGCGATCGTGCTGGCGCGGCAGAGCAAGCCCATCACCACCACCGGCGAACTGGCAGCGATCGTTTTGCGGGCGTATCCGGGAGCGGCCAAGGCGACGCGGCGGGGCGTACATCCGGCCACCCGGACCTTCCAGGCGTTGCGAATCGCCGTTAACGGCGAGATGGAAAATCTCGACGCCCTGTTGAAGGCTCTGCCCGATCTGGTCAAGACCGGCGGGCGGGCGTGCATCATCAGTTTTCACTCACTAGAGGACCGGCGTGTCAAACACGCATTTGCGGACCTGGCCCGGGCGGGCCGGGCCGCTCTGATAACGAAAAAACCCAGGACGGCAGACGAGGACGAGATTGCCCGCAATCCGCGGAGCCGCTCGGCCAAGCTGCGGTGCCTGGAAATGACGTAG
- a CDS encoding LysM peptidoglycan-binding domain-containing protein: MGRETRIGLLVSLGFVVVFGLVLAELTGLDPAGPAAAPSAAVTGTDYSHAYPIEELRVSERPAPRRAVGHSAERPSSSQRRAAVVQQQTNPQPPRPVAEAPRPLNRQYTVVPSDTLIGIARKVYGRAHGNEYRRILDANRSLLAGETSLKPGQTLVIPALPGAAPARAQEATDRLAPAPVAHVAASQAPVAAITRETSAPPAGWVYIFNGNETLQKIAWTYYNDDSGAAVQRIINANPGLETLSRYPAGMKIVIPPAR, encoded by the coding sequence ATGGGCAGGGAAACTCGCATCGGACTGCTGGTGAGCCTGGGATTCGTCGTGGTTTTCGGACTGGTGCTGGCCGAGTTGACCGGGCTGGATCCGGCCGGTCCCGCCGCGGCGCCCTCGGCGGCGGTGACGGGGACGGATTACAGCCACGCCTATCCCATCGAAGAACTGCGGGTCTCGGAGAGGCCGGCGCCGCGCCGGGCGGTCGGACATTCCGCCGAGCGTCCCTCCTCCTCCCAGCGCAGAGCGGCGGTGGTGCAGCAACAAACCAATCCCCAACCTCCGCGGCCCGTGGCCGAAGCGCCTCGCCCGCTCAACCGCCAGTACACCGTCGTGCCCAGTGACACGCTGATCGGGATCGCCCGCAAAGTCTACGGGCGGGCGCACGGCAACGAATACCGCCGCATCCTTGATGCCAACCGCAGCCTGCTGGCCGGCGAAACTTCGCTCAAACCCGGCCAGACGCTGGTGATTCCTGCTCTTCCCGGCGCCGCGCCCGCCCGCGCCCAAGAGGCGACCGATCGGCTGGCGCCGGCGCCGGTGGCGCACGTGGCGGCTTCACAGGCACCGGTGGCCGCCATCACCCGCGAGACCAGCGCTCCTCCGGCGGGGTGGGTCTACATTTTCAACGGCAACGAGACGCTCCAGAAGATCGCTTGGACGTACTACAACGACGACAGTGGCGCCGCTGTGCAGCGGATTATCAATGCCAATCCCGGGCTGGAAACGCTCAGCCGCTATCCGGCCGGGATGAAGATCGTCATCCCCCCAGCCCGCTAA
- the mraY gene encoding phospho-N-acetylmuramoyl-pentapeptide-transferase → MIYWLFLSPKNEALLLRLAGAGVLSFLLVVLLAPRVIRLLVRYKVGDRPEFDHANLNELTRHKSNTPTMGGALIVASMLVSILIFANVFGNMFVRMGLLVLIWLGVLGGIDDWLKLRHAPGTPTRDGLRSWEKLVFQIGLALLVSIFMRHYYRAVEPAQFFYFPFLADPIAIGLTAHIIITTLTMVGTSNAVNLTDGMDGLAAGCLGIVAVVFLLISFLVSSVRFTELFRLPLIDRSVVEMAILCASMLGACLGFLWWNSPPAHVFMGDTGSLPLGGMLGYIAVVTRQELLLFIAGGVFVTEALSVMIQISVFKMTKGPGGREGRRVFRCAPLHHHFHLGGWAESKVVVRFWMLGVIFAALALATLKLKIE, encoded by the coding sequence GTGATCTACTGGCTCTTCCTATCGCCCAAGAACGAAGCCCTCCTGCTGCGTCTGGCGGGGGCGGGGGTCTTGAGTTTCCTGCTGGTGGTGCTGCTGGCGCCGCGCGTCATCCGCCTGCTGGTGCGCTACAAGGTGGGCGACCGCCCGGAGTTCGACCACGCCAACCTCAACGAACTGACGAGGCACAAATCCAACACCCCCACGATGGGCGGGGCCCTGATCGTCGCTTCGATGCTCGTCTCGATCCTCATCTTCGCCAACGTCTTTGGCAACATGTTCGTCCGGATGGGGCTGCTGGTGCTGATCTGGCTGGGCGTCCTGGGCGGCATCGACGACTGGCTCAAGCTCCGCCACGCCCCCGGAACCCCCACCCGCGACGGGCTGCGAAGCTGGGAGAAGCTCGTCTTTCAGATCGGCCTGGCCCTGCTGGTCTCGATCTTCATGCGGCACTACTACCGCGCGGTCGAGCCGGCGCAATTCTTCTACTTCCCCTTCCTGGCCGATCCCATCGCCATCGGACTGACCGCCCACATCATCATCACCACCCTGACGATGGTCGGCACGTCCAACGCCGTGAATCTCACCGACGGCATGGACGGTCTGGCGGCCGGTTGTTTGGGCATTGTGGCGGTGGTCTTTCTGCTGATCTCGTTTCTGGTCAGTTCGGTCCGCTTCACCGAGTTGTTCCGCCTGCCGCTGATCGACCGGTCGGTGGTGGAGATGGCGATCCTGTGCGCCTCGATGCTGGGGGCGTGCCTGGGATTCCTGTGGTGGAACTCGCCGCCGGCCCACGTGTTCATGGGCGACACTGGGTCGCTGCCGCTGGGGGGGATGCTCGGGTATATCGCCGTCGTCACGCGCCAGGAGCTGCTGCTGTTCATCGCCGGCGGCGTGTTCGTGACCGAGGCGCTGAGCGTGATGATCCAGATATCGGTTTTCAAGATGACCAAGGGTCCCGGCGGGCGCGAGGGGCGCCGGGTCTTCCGCTGCGCGCCGCTGCATCATCATTTTCACCTGGGCGGCTGGGCCGAAAGCAAAGTCGTCGTCCGCTTCTGGATGCTGGGGGTGATTTTTGCGGCCCTGGCGCTGGCGACGCTCAAGCTCAAGATCGAGTGA
- a CDS encoding penicillin-binding protein 2, whose protein sequence is MKPAVPGRWRLEAAFAAVVVALVGLACAQATLVHSGKENAEARIRVQQTMTVPLPGRPGTILARQRTRYATVASSHLVGGVYVDARMIDESQSDEVAIGIGKAVGLSAQDRMYFVPAVQDKILRRRDSGYVRVIKAADEQQIQNVQRLKMPSVGIDYHWQREYPNGSLAAAVLGFRRPNGEPGGGAELFFRQSLQPTDGEKVMQTDARRRAIWLDASRSSPPRDGYNVFLSIDLSMQAIMEKALAEAVETYGAKWGSGLIVDPWTGQVLAMASVPTFDPSSYQNASDDSRINRCISMPVEMGSAIKPLFAAAAVEQGLVNYQTLINCEDGHYRAPRGGTITDHGQSYQMLSVSDIIKHSSNIGMAKIGEMMGNRRLFEWATAFGLADRTGIPLPGESGGIVRPLRKWDGYSTRRVPFGQEISTTPLQLAMAFSALSNGGLLLEPQLVDYIARPDGTVIHRGRPKVVRRVISPATAAATVQAMRGVVEAGTAKEYPLDGWTSFGKTGTAQIPGRTGYQEGAYVASYIAGAPADRPRVVCLISVYWPDPAKGYYGGKVAAPYVRQVLEQTLAYLNVPPDAPAAVLVAR, encoded by the coding sequence ATGAAACCTGCAGTCCCGGGGCGCTGGCGGCTGGAAGCGGCCTTTGCAGCCGTGGTGGTCGCGCTGGTGGGACTGGCCTGCGCCCAGGCGACGCTGGTTCACAGCGGCAAGGAAAACGCCGAGGCCCGCATCCGCGTGCAGCAGACCATGACCGTGCCGTTGCCCGGGCGTCCGGGGACCATTCTGGCCCGCCAGCGCACGCGGTACGCCACGGTGGCCTCGAGCCATCTCGTCGGCGGCGTGTACGTCGACGCCCGCATGATCGACGAAAGCCAGTCTGACGAAGTCGCCATCGGCATCGGCAAAGCCGTCGGCCTGTCCGCCCAGGACCGCATGTATTTCGTTCCGGCCGTTCAAGACAAGATTCTTCGCCGCCGCGATTCGGGCTATGTGCGTGTCATCAAGGCCGCCGACGAGCAGCAGATTCAGAATGTCCAGCGGCTCAAGATGCCTTCGGTCGGGATCGACTATCACTGGCAGCGGGAGTACCCCAACGGGTCGCTGGCGGCGGCGGTGCTGGGGTTCCGCCGCCCCAACGGCGAGCCCGGCGGCGGGGCTGAACTGTTCTTTCGCCAAAGCCTCCAGCCCACCGACGGCGAAAAGGTCATGCAGACCGACGCGCGGCGCCGGGCGATCTGGCTCGACGCCTCCAGGAGCAGCCCGCCGCGCGACGGGTACAACGTGTTCCTGAGCATCGACCTGTCGATGCAGGCGATCATGGAAAAAGCGTTGGCCGAGGCGGTCGAGACCTACGGCGCCAAGTGGGGCAGCGGCCTGATCGTCGATCCCTGGACCGGGCAGGTGCTGGCGATGGCGTCGGTGCCGACGTTCGATCCGTCGTCCTACCAGAATGCCTCGGATGACAGCCGGATCAATCGCTGCATCAGCATGCCCGTCGAGATGGGCAGCGCCATCAAGCCGCTCTTCGCCGCCGCGGCAGTCGAGCAGGGCCTGGTGAATTACCAGACCCTGATCAACTGCGAGGACGGCCACTACCGCGCCCCGCGGGGGGGAACCATCACCGATCACGGGCAGAGCTATCAAATGCTCAGCGTGTCGGACATCATCAAGCACTCCAGCAACATCGGGATGGCCAAGATCGGCGAGATGATGGGCAACCGCCGCCTCTTCGAGTGGGCCACGGCCTTCGGTCTGGCCGACCGCACGGGCATTCCGCTGCCCGGCGAGAGCGGCGGAATCGTCCGTCCGTTGCGCAAATGGGATGGCTACAGCACCCGCCGCGTGCCGTTCGGGCAGGAAATTTCGACGACCCCGCTGCAGCTTGCGATGGCCTTCAGCGCCTTGTCCAACGGCGGGCTGCTGCTGGAACCGCAGCTTGTCGATTACATCGCCCGTCCCGACGGAACGGTGATTCACCGCGGCAGACCCAAGGTGGTGCGGCGCGTGATTTCCCCGGCCACCGCGGCCGCCACCGTCCAGGCCATGCGCGGCGTCGTCGAGGCGGGCACGGCCAAGGAATATCCCCTCGACGGGTGGACCAGCTTCGGCAAAACGGGAACCGCTCAGATCCCCGGACGGACGGGGTATCAGGAGGGGGCGTACGTCGCCAGCTATATCGCCGGCGCCCCGGCCGATCGCCCGCGGGTCGTGTGCCTGATTTCGGTCTATTGGCCCGACCCGGCAAAAGGGTATTATGGGGGCAAGGTGGCCGCGCCCTATGTCAGGCAGGTGCTTGAACAGACCCTGGCCTATTTGAATGTGCCCCCCGACGCGCCGGCCGCCGTATTAGTAGCTCGATAA
- a CDS encoding FtsW/RodA/SpoVE family cell cycle protein, producing MPDDKPLTLAQNALGRGLALVTLALLALGVVLVQSALASVNEPGAWYARVDVRHTIFAGAALLVLLAVCHFDYRRLARGSNAMPRLAIVIFCITMVAGLLVFVPGLGKQMGTYYRWVRLGPPQYNLQFQPSELIKYALVILLAALFTMRPQRCRQGRWLLGAAVLIGVAMGLVITQDMGTAIIIGAAALMTLLLAGVPWYYLAALLPPAAVGFWYYVTHLATKMARIAAWLDPWSKDNPSSHQVRESLLAITSGGWFGKGPGNSVQKLGYLPERTTDYIFAIFCEEWGFMGSLLLFVLLAAWAWYVRSIAVKANNRFGSVLAAALGFAIILQALMHAAVNLNVLPPTGIGLPFVSYGGTQLLILAVMGGLVISVSARRHMTPQEGMAEIRDDAEVAVEPAAPLDQAVPADEPPAAAAPGDPDASAPPVTVDDLDAFLESQDRADHQPPHTDEPLFAQLQQEPPAPINDVTDEPADR from the coding sequence ATGCCCGATGACAAACCGCTGACCCTGGCGCAGAACGCGTTGGGACGAGGCTTGGCGCTGGTGACGCTGGCGCTGCTGGCGCTGGGGGTGGTGCTCGTACAAAGCGCTCTGGCGTCGGTGAATGAACCCGGCGCCTGGTACGCGCGAGTTGACGTGCGGCACACGATCTTTGCCGGCGCGGCCCTGCTGGTGTTGCTGGCGGTATGCCATTTTGATTATCGGCGCCTTGCCCGCGGCAGCAACGCCATGCCCAGGCTTGCCATCGTGATCTTCTGCATCACGATGGTCGCCGGGCTGCTGGTCTTCGTGCCCGGACTGGGCAAGCAGATGGGCACGTACTATCGCTGGGTGCGCCTGGGGCCGCCGCAGTACAACCTGCAGTTCCAGCCCTCCGAGTTGATCAAGTATGCCCTGGTGATCTTGCTGGCGGCGCTGTTCACGATGCGGCCCCAGCGATGCCGCCAAGGCCGGTGGCTGCTGGGGGCGGCGGTTCTGATCGGCGTGGCGATGGGTCTGGTTATCACGCAGGATATGGGCACCGCCATAATCATCGGCGCCGCGGCGCTGATGACGCTGCTGCTGGCGGGCGTGCCGTGGTATTACCTCGCCGCGCTGCTGCCCCCGGCGGCGGTGGGCTTCTGGTATTACGTCACGCACCTGGCGACCAAGATGGCCCGCATCGCCGCCTGGCTGGATCCCTGGTCCAAGGATAATCCCTCCTCGCATCAGGTGCGAGAATCGCTGCTGGCCATCACCTCCGGCGGGTGGTTCGGCAAAGGGCCCGGCAACAGCGTGCAGAAACTCGGGTACCTGCCCGAGCGCACCACCGACTACATCTTCGCCATCTTCTGCGAAGAGTGGGGCTTCATGGGTTCGCTGCTGCTCTTTGTCTTGCTGGCGGCGTGGGCATGGTATGTCCGCAGCATCGCCGTCAAGGCCAACAACCGCTTCGGCAGCGTGCTGGCCGCGGCACTGGGATTCGCCATCATCCTTCAGGCCCTCATGCACGCGGCGGTCAACCTCAACGTTCTTCCCCCGACGGGCATCGGCTTGCCTTTCGTCTCGTACGGCGGCACGCAATTGCTGATCCTCGCCGTGATGGGCGGGCTGGTCATCTCCGTCTCGGCCAGACGCCACATGACGCCGCAAGAGGGGATGGCCGAGATTCGAGACGACGCGGAGGTCGCCGTCGAGCCGGCGGCGCCTCTGGACCAGGCTGTGCCGGCCGACGAACCTCCCGCCGCCGCAGCGCCTGGCGACCCCGATGCCTCAGCCCCGCCGGTGACGGTGGATGATCTCGATGCCTTTCTTGAGAGCCAGGACCGGGCCGACCACCAGCCGCCCCACACCGACGAACCGCTTTTTGCCCAACTCCAACAAGAGCCGCCCGCGCCAATCAATGATGTGACAGACGAGCCCGCTGACCGTTGA